In the genome of Candidatus Paceibacterota bacterium, one region contains:
- the dnaG gene encoding DNA primase: protein MHRGETLKSMDHIAQIKARLPIAEVVGTYVRLERAGSNFRALCPFHKERTPSFNVSPARDAYYCFGCAKGGDIFTFVQEIEGLSFPEALQVLAAKAGVQLPERSSELLNQQKNAKERLVELMEVATKIFEAHLAKHDEARVYLHSRGLTDETIAKFRIGFAPLEWRALYDALHAKGFADSEIERSRVVKKIEGKGYYDTFRGRIMFPIMDPSGRVIAFTGRVWGDQKAPDGTPVAKYLNSPEGELYDKSRVLFAYDRAKVPMRKADCAVLVEGQMDCIMAHQAGAEHTIAISGTALTPPQISLIKRLTNKIILALDADSAGVQATLRSAKLALTQDIQVRVATIPDGKDPADFIALHPGKWDEVLASAEPVVPYLLRLYVKLGLHGEPLRERINKEVFPLVAAVPSRIAQAHLVLEVARLLGVREDVVWDDLKRSVREAEQEPVYEDERTEVVIERPPVRNVSPRIRAEEELLGLLLWQEIHPEAKLSHAAVRESRERLFKELEVAPLAPDEGDASRLLIMAESRYTPEAKLEEIAEELLDRIERELLKERQEFLLREIARAESAREDTSQFMSQYRSLTPRIIAVEDRMRNRAHLY, encoded by the coding sequence TCGCACAAATAAAAGCACGACTACCTATTGCCGAAGTAGTTGGAACATATGTGAGATTGGAGCGTGCAGGGAGTAACTTCCGCGCGCTTTGTCCGTTTCATAAGGAGCGTACACCATCATTCAACGTTTCTCCTGCTCGTGACGCATATTATTGTTTTGGTTGCGCTAAAGGTGGAGACATTTTCACATTCGTCCAAGAGATTGAGGGTCTATCATTTCCTGAGGCACTTCAGGTGCTTGCCGCTAAGGCGGGAGTGCAATTACCTGAACGCAGTAGTGAACTATTGAACCAGCAAAAAAATGCGAAAGAAAGGCTCGTAGAACTTATGGAAGTTGCGACAAAGATATTTGAGGCACATCTTGCAAAGCACGATGAGGCACGAGTATACCTTCACAGTCGCGGTCTTACTGATGAGACAATAGCGAAGTTCCGCATCGGATTTGCACCGCTTGAGTGGCGCGCACTTTATGACGCACTTCATGCAAAAGGTTTTGCAGATTCTGAAATCGAGCGTTCTCGTGTCGTAAAGAAGATCGAAGGAAAAGGGTATTATGATACTTTCCGTGGACGCATCATGTTTCCTATCATGGATCCGTCTGGTCGCGTGATTGCATTTACTGGTCGTGTCTGGGGAGATCAAAAGGCTCCCGATGGTACACCAGTTGCGAAGTATCTTAATTCTCCTGAAGGGGAACTCTATGACAAGTCACGCGTGCTTTTCGCGTATGATAGGGCAAAGGTTCCTATGCGTAAGGCAGACTGTGCAGTACTCGTCGAAGGGCAGATGGACTGTATCATGGCACATCAGGCAGGCGCTGAGCATACGATTGCAATTTCTGGGACTGCTTTGACTCCTCCACAAATTTCGCTCATCAAGCGTCTGACCAATAAGATCATTCTTGCACTTGATGCAGATAGCGCGGGTGTGCAGGCAACACTACGTAGTGCGAAGCTTGCACTCACACAAGACATACAGGTCCGTGTAGCCACTATTCCTGATGGCAAAGACCCCGCAGACTTCATCGCCCTCCATCCTGGAAAATGGGATGAAGTACTTGCATCTGCTGAGCCCGTGGTGCCTTATCTGCTTAGACTGTATGTCAAATTGGGACTTCATGGCGAACCACTCCGCGAGCGCATTAATAAAGAGGTGTTTCCGTTGGTTGCTGCAGTACCAAGCAGGATCGCACAGGCACATCTTGTGCTTGAGGTTGCACGCCTTCTTGGAGTCCGCGAAGATGTCGTTTGGGATGACCTTAAGCGCTCTGTGCGAGAAGCTGAGCAAGAGCCCGTATATGAAGATGAACGAACTGAAGTGGTCATAGAACGTCCACCCGTTCGCAATGTGTCCCCACGCATTCGTGCTGAGGAAGAACTGCTTGGATTATTGCTTTGGCAAGAAATCCATCCTGAGGCCAAGCTTTCCCACGCTGCAGTGCGGGAATCTCGAGAGCGACTTTTTAAAGAACTTGAGGTAGCGCCACTTGCGCCAGATGAAGGTGACGCATCGCGTCTCTTGATTATGGCAGAGAGCAGATATACTCCTGAAGCAAAGCTTGAGGAAATCGCCGAGGAACTACTTGATCGTATCGAGCGTGAATTATTGAAGGAGCGTCAAGAGTTTCTGCTTAGAGAAATTGCGCGAGCTGAGAGTGCACGAGAGGATACGTCCCAATTCATGTCTCAGTACCGTTCACTCACTCCACGAATCATTGCCGTTGAGGATCGCATGCGTAATAGAGCCCATCTCTATTAG
- a CDS encoding inosine/xanthosine triphosphatase — MTIKIIHGSLSPSKVAAVDRTLLQHFSTPFTLISIPVDSGVSEQPRSLAETVRGAKIRACEALIHGKGDLGIGLESGIAEFPGSRSGAMEITVCAVFNGKNYALGTSAGFEVPVPVMGDIIANTHTLTDGFESVGFIKSKAEREHGEGNILVKLTHGLMKRQDQNEQALLTALAQLNFPDLYGYNT; from the coding sequence ATGACAATTAAGATCATTCACGGCTCACTGAGCCCCTCGAAAGTAGCTGCAGTAGACAGGACTCTTCTTCAGCATTTCTCGACGCCGTTCACGCTCATCAGCATTCCAGTTGACTCTGGCGTCTCAGAGCAACCTCGTTCGCTCGCAGAGACCGTCAGGGGTGCCAAAATCCGAGCCTGCGAAGCGCTCATCCATGGAAAAGGTGATCTTGGAATCGGTTTAGAATCTGGAATCGCCGAGTTTCCTGGATCAAGAAGTGGCGCAATGGAAATCACCGTCTGCGCGGTATTCAATGGCAAGAACTATGCTCTTGGCACTTCTGCGGGGTTTGAAGTACCAGTGCCGGTCATGGGCGACATCATCGCGAACACACACACGCTCACCGACGGATTCGAGAGCGTTGGATTCATCAAGAGCAAAGCAGAGCGCGAACATGGCGAGGGGAACATCCTCGTGAAGCTCACCCACGGCCTCATGAAGAGGCAGGACCAAAACGAGCAGGCACTCCTCACCGCTCTCGCCCAGCTCAACTTCCCCGACCTTTACGGATACAACACCTAG
- a CDS encoding sigma-70 family RNA polymerase sigma factor: MATTKKTTKVAPKKATPAKKVAVKKVAPAKKVAPKKAVPTKKVAAPKKAAPAKKVAPKKAAPAKKVAPAKKVQPAKKVAAPVKKVPQAPTKASKKAEKHEKVKLAPHPPKTGERARKGLEEKLQSLVHRGRERGFVTYDEILRTYPEIENNIDFLDDIYERLSNLGVDVIESGGLLDVHTDEELITRKLGKGAGGDSTQMYLREIGQYPLLMAKDERELAQRIAAGDEEAMGLLARANLRLVVSIAKKYVGRSPDLTLLDLIQEGNLGLFRAVDKFDWSKGFKFSTYATWWIRQAITRALADQSRTIRIPVHMVETIAKYKQIHRRLTQDLGREPMAEEIAMEMGIEVERVRNIQNIDQDTVSLEKPIGDDEDKSTLGEFIADERILSPDQEVSRLILSEQIQEVLAELSPKERKILEMRHGLEDGVQHTLEEVGKEFGVTRERIRQIEAKAHEKIRQHENINKLRNY; the protein is encoded by the coding sequence ATGGCTACAACAAAGAAGACAACGAAGGTGGCGCCAAAGAAGGCAACACCTGCGAAGAAGGTTGCGGTAAAGAAGGTGGCTCCTGCGAAGAAGGTAGCTCCAAAGAAGGCAGTGCCTACGAAGAAGGTGGCAGCACCAAAGAAGGCAGCTCCTGCAAAAAAGGTTGCACCAAAGAAAGCCGCACCGGCTAAGAAGGTAGCACCAGCCAAGAAGGTGCAGCCGGCGAAGAAAGTAGCTGCTCCAGTGAAGAAGGTACCTCAGGCGCCTACAAAGGCCTCGAAGAAGGCAGAGAAGCATGAAAAGGTGAAGCTTGCTCCGCACCCACCAAAGACCGGTGAGCGCGCTCGTAAGGGCCTTGAGGAGAAGCTTCAGTCGCTTGTCCATCGTGGACGTGAGCGTGGTTTCGTAACCTATGACGAAATTCTTCGTACGTATCCAGAGATCGAGAACAATATCGATTTCCTTGATGATATCTATGAGCGCCTTTCAAATCTTGGTGTTGATGTGATTGAGTCCGGTGGTTTGCTTGATGTGCACACCGATGAGGAACTCATCACCCGTAAGCTCGGTAAGGGTGCAGGTGGTGACTCTACGCAGATGTATCTCCGCGAAATTGGTCAGTACCCACTGCTTATGGCAAAGGACGAGCGTGAGCTCGCACAGCGCATCGCAGCGGGTGACGAGGAGGCTATGGGCCTGCTTGCACGCGCGAACCTCCGACTCGTTGTTTCTATCGCAAAGAAGTATGTCGGTCGTTCTCCTGATCTTACACTTCTTGATCTTATTCAGGAGGGTAACCTCGGACTCTTTAGGGCTGTCGATAAGTTCGATTGGTCTAAGGGATTCAAGTTCAGTACCTATGCTACATGGTGGATTCGCCAAGCAATCACTCGTGCGCTTGCCGATCAATCACGTACCATTCGTATTCCTGTCCACATGGTGGAGACGATTGCGAAGTATAAGCAAATTCACCGTCGCTTGACTCAAGACCTCGGTCGCGAGCCAATGGCTGAGGAAATTGCAATGGAAATGGGTATCGAAGTCGAGCGTGTCCGAAACATTCAGAACATCGATCAAGATACTGTTTCTCTTGAGAAGCCAATTGGTGATGATGAAGATAAGTCGACACTCGGTGAATTTATCGCCGATGAGCGTATCTTGTCTCCTGATCAGGAGGTATCTCGTCTTATTCTCTCAGAGCAAATTCAGGAAGTGCTTGCAGAACTCTCTCCAAAGGAGCGCAAGATTCTTGAGATGCGTCACGGACTTGAGGATGGCGTGCAGCACACGCTTGAGGAAGTGGGTAAGGAGTTTGGTGTGACGCGTGAGCGTATACGACAAATCGAGGCGAAAGCGCACGAGAAGATTAGGCAACACGAGAACATCAACAAATTGCGCAATTACTAA